tataattttaacccAATTATACATGTTATTTCCCGCTAATGGGTGATTCCCATTGCCCACTGATGCTTATAATCCATTCTTTttgaaacacaaaataatattactcaGTTTCTAGTTTCGATAAATCAGATGTACTGCAACCCACGTGATACTAGAACCAACTATACCACATGTCACAATCTCATTCCGTTTCTTCCAATATCACTGTCAATTTGTCCAATCAAACACCTCGACACCATAAGTCTTCGTACACTGAACCCCACCTAATCAATGTATTACTTAGCTACAacattttcatttcctttttctcccAAATAAAGATCTACAAATACTCTGATTTCTCTCCTCTCTCGCCAAAGCTCACTcagtttttctgtttttttttttttttccaataaaaagAATGACTGACTCAGTTGAACCATCCACATCTACGTCTTCGCGGGAAGATCCGGACCCCAATCCAAATCCGAATTCTCTAATTCGCCCGCGTAGGGAGCCCTTTGAGCACGGCCTTTTGCCAATCCCCAAGCTCATCTTCACAGACCCGATTCAGAGCCTAATCCCGCTCAAACAGAAGCTTTCCTCCGCTCAGCGAGTCAACTCGGAAATCCTCGCTGAGTCGCTCCAGATCTCCTTAGACCACGCGCGCCTTGTTTTTGATACCCTTGCTTCCGTTCTCCACGCGGATTCCGACCCGATTGTTAAGGCCCTGCCCGAAGAGATTGACTCGGTTGGGGCGGATGTGAGGGATCTGATACTTTTTTTGTATATACAGTCTTATAAAAGGTTGTTGCCGAGGACGCACAAGGATTCCGCCGCGGTTGCTGACGTGTGGCCGTCCACGTCCGCTTTTGACGGGTACTTGTCGGCGTTATCGCCGCTTCAGGTGAGAGTTTTCTTGGTTGTTGAATAATTTGCATTGTGCTTCTAGTAGGATGAATGGGCTTGCTTATTTATTGCTTTTATTGATATTAGTTTTATAGTTAATGGATTTTATTGATTGTGTTTTATCTGTTCTTGTTCTAGGTTGGTTTTAAAATGTTGCCTGGGATTTCTGTTTTGTCTTGGGGTGCCAATTTACAAATTCGGGTTGGATCAGTATTTTTGGAGCATTCTGTGTTTATCGTTTGTGGATGAtagagattttaaaatatatattcgaGTATAAAGACATGTTTGTTTGGACAGCCcagttgttaattttttctcaagatTGTTCAAATTAATTCCACCTATTGGAACGAAAGAATTGTTGCATTTTAGCAATTTGTACGACATGtgcaaatttttatcaattttggaTCTTTGCATGTGAAAATTTTTGTATTGTATTTGAAATATGCTTGTGCTTTGTTCATTAACTTAAGTTGTCAATGTGAAACTCTTTTGGGCATTTTAGCCTTTTAGTATGGTTTTTTAGGCCTTAACTCATAGATCTTTGAcatatatgaaagaaaatatgtttaaaaatagTGTCTCATAGTTTACTGTTTTTTAGATTGAGCCAAATCATTTATTTCCATATATGGTACTTAATATATTCAATCTTTTGACTTCAGATTCATCCTCTTGCTCACATGAATCTACCTTCTCATTCTTCACCTGTAGCCATTTTAGGAAGGATTGCATGGGATTACTTAGAGTAGCTGTATACCATAGACATTGATACCCTGCTGTCTACATATTCTATAAAGTGTACTGCTAGTAAACTCACAAGATCGGTGAATTTGGCCACCTATGGACATctacaatttataaaaatcatgAGTTCACTTGATATGTTGTCATTGGAAATTTCGACTGCAATCATTTTGTTATGTTGTTTTTCTATTTAGACTTGAGCCTGTTGTTCAAATTGCAGCTTGTACGAAGCAACAGCCGACGGTTCATGCCTTCACAAACTGATGAAGAGATTCATCAGTTGTCCTATCTGCAAAAGCACATGGCTAACATTCTTCATCTTTTGGCAGAGCCTGCTGACGGGGAAGATGAAGATTCTTTGGTATGTCATTCTACTTTTCACTTTATTGAGTTTGGTGAAGTTTATACTTTTCATTACAACTTAAATCTGGACTACTTAAACTGGAAGTGGACTTTTAATTAAAAGCGAAATGCgatttataaaatgttttatgtttttggtatTCAACTTGGAAGAGATGGTTAGACAAGTAAGGGATATTACAGTGTGCTGGAGTAATAAATATCTGTACTGTATACTGAAAGTGACCATTAAGAGCTTTCTTGTCTTTGAAACACCTGGCAAACTTTTATGAAGTTTTGGAATATTATAATCAAGGGTTATATATTtggaaatttaattgaattgtagTAACTATTATATAAACACTTTCCTTAAACAATCTCCTTCCGTAATGAATTGAGATATTTGAGTCATCATTTTGCTTCAATAATTTCCCTGCCTGATGTGGAGTGCATCATCTAGTTGAAGTGAGCTCACTTCTTACTGTATTGCCCTGTTGTTCTCTGTTTGATGTTGATTCTCGTGGTGGACTGGATACTTTAGTTGCGATTTGGCTTGGAAAAATTCACCTGCTTGTCATGTGGGTTGCATCATTGTTGTtctttgttatgattttatgaaTTTGTCATGCCAACCTCTACCTATGTTTTTGTGCATGTGTTCAACATATATATGGTTTCAACACTTTGAACTGTAtggaaatttgttatttttcttatggtgtttatattgtttatttttcatttgtatgGCTGTAACTTGGTTGTAATATACTGGTTTACCGTTTTTAAGGTTTTGAGCATGGAAGGATTTGAGCATCTTGGGTTTGTGGTTCAATTTGGTGATAAGGGATCTGAAGGAATTCCTTTAAGCCAAGCTGCTCCATTTTTTGCCAATTCAGATCCGGACATGCCTGCAGTGCCGGTACCTGCTGCACAAGTTCATGATTGGATTTCTCAGAATATAGATTCTGCTTTGGAACATCTTACTGAAAGAGCTTCTGCGAAAGAAAATGGGCCAGCCAACGCTTCTGATCCAGATGTGGCAATGGCTGATGCCTGCACAAGTTCAGTCAAACCCTCAACAGTTACCAGGGGTCCGAGTTATATTGAGGGGATCTCAAAGTCATCATATGTGAAGCAAGCTTCAGATCTTAAAGGTTCTTCCGTGAAGGTTAGCTTTTGAAACTCACATTTTGAGTAGTACTTATGTTTTAATGTTACTCTTCATGATTACTATCTTATTCCATCTTAAATTTGTGGTTATTATCAACTGTAGATTTTCCTATATTATTCTCGGCTTACTTTCTCTTGGCATTTACTGCCAGCTTGTTCAATGTGTTGTGCATAGGGTTGTTACAGGTGAACCAGGAACCAATCTGCAAAATTTGacctgatttaattttttataatataataacagtAGAAACATAAATCTggttttcatttcttcctccATCTAATGTGCATTTTGCATAAGCTTTTATTGCTCTGTGtg
This sequence is a window from Mangifera indica cultivar Alphonso chromosome 5, CATAS_Mindica_2.1, whole genome shotgun sequence. Protein-coding genes within it:
- the LOC123216702 gene encoding TBCC domain-containing protein 1-like isoform X1 translates to MTDSVEPSTSTSSREDPDPNPNPNSLIRPRREPFEHGLLPIPKLIFTDPIQSLIPLKQKLSSAQRVNSEILAESLQISLDHARLVFDTLASVLHADSDPIVKALPEEIDSVGADVRDLILFLYIQSYKRLLPRTHKDSAAVADVWPSTSAFDGYLSALSPLQLVRSNSRRFMPSQTDEEIHQLSYLQKHMANILHLLAEPADGEDEDSLVLSMEGFEHLGFVVQFGDKGSEGIPLSQAAPFFANSDPDMPAVPVPAAQVHDWISQNIDSALEHLTERASAKENGPANASDPDVAMADACTSSVKPSTVTRGPSYIEGISKSSYVKQASDLKGSSVKVINCHDSVIYILAPLRYATIYGCSDATIILGAVGKAVRVEHCERVHVITAAKRVCIANCRECILFLGVNQRPLIVGDNHKLQVAPYNTFYSKLEEHMAEVGIEATINKWDEPLALGAVDPHDSLSHPAGVSDVQAESASHLDPDQFTNFLIPNWYGGESTGSTKDNPFPLPDAYMTCQQRNQKNLGEIKQLLREAPLEENRKRELSSALHVYFKDWLYGMVCIGSLPIVKKYPSIWSPKAGNSKNASLLRPTTRYALTTTITFHLVYRLFGRIMES
- the LOC123216702 gene encoding TBCC domain-containing protein 1-like isoform X2, translating into MTDSVEPSTSTSSREDPDPNPNPNSLIRPRREPFEHGLLPIPKLIFTDPIQSLIPLKQKLSSAQRVNSEILAESLQISLDHARLVFDTLASVLHADSDPIVKALPEEIDSVGADVRDLILFLYIQSYKRLLPRTHKDSAAVADVWPSTSAFDGYLSALSPLQLVRSNSRRFMPSQTDEEIHQLSYLQKHMANILHLLAEPADGEDEDSLVLSMEGFEHLGFVVQFGDKGSEGIPLSQAAPFFANSDPDMPAVPVPAAQVHDWISQNIDSALEHLTERASAKENGPANASDPDVAMADACTSSVKPSTVTRGPSYIEGISKSSYVKQASDLKGSSVKVINCHDSVIYILAPLRYATIYGCSDATIILGAVGKAVRVEHCERVHVITAAKRVCIANCRECILFLGVNQRPLIVGDNHKLQVAPYNTFYSKLEEHMAEVGIEATINKWDEPLALGAVDPHDSLSHPAGVSDVQAESASHLDPDQFTNFLIPNWYGGESTGSTKDNPFPLPDAYMTCQQRNQKNLGEIKQLLREAPLEENRKRELSSALHVYFKDWLYASGNIRQLYCLQGD